The following proteins come from a genomic window of Polaribacter dokdonensis:
- a CDS encoding AAA family ATPase, translating to MKNNQLKIVLIGGPGTGKTSVLNALKERGYFCLEEVSRAVTLQAQKDGIDQLFLTEPLLFSKKLLEGREQQFLEAENSKKNLVFFDRGIPDVKAYLDYFKSDYPSTFTEKNKEYKYNIIFHFAPWKEIHVTDNERYESFEESIKIDQYLKEAYSSLGYKLIDVPFGSIKDRTDFIINSLSSEC from the coding sequence TTGAAAAATAATCAACTAAAAATTGTTTTAATAGGTGGTCCAGGCACTGGAAAAACTAGTGTTTTAAATGCTTTAAAGGAAAGAGGTTATTTTTGTTTAGAAGAAGTTTCTAGAGCAGTTACTCTGCAAGCCCAAAAAGATGGTATAGACCAACTTTTTTTAACTGAGCCCTTACTGTTTAGTAAAAAGCTTTTAGAAGGCAGAGAACAACAATTTTTAGAAGCAGAAAACAGTAAGAAAAATTTGGTGTTTTTTGATAGAGGAATACCTGATGTTAAAGCCTATTTAGATTACTTTAAGAGTGATTACCCATCTACTTTTACAGAAAAGAATAAAGAATACAAGTACAACATTATCTTTCACTTTGCTCCCTGGAAAGAAATCCATGTTACAGACAATGAAAGATATGAGTCTTTTGAAGAGTCTATAAAAATTGATCAATATTTAAAAGAAGCTTATTCTTCATTAGGCTATAAATTAATTGATGTTCCATTTGGATCAATTAAAGATCGTACTGATTTTATTATTAATTCGCTTTCTAGTGAATGTTAA
- a CDS encoding aminotransferase class IV, protein MVNYNGKLLNEEDLNISIQNRGFKYGDSIFETIKIFKNKVVFWEDHYFRLMASMRMLRMKIPLKFTLEYLEQEILKTVKENNNSDLSRVRLNVFRKDGGLYTPITNEIDYTIQVNSINYITKENYKIDVFKDFYNYSGLLSTVKTNNRMVNTLASIYAKENDLDNCVLINERKGVVEVSNGNIFVLKDNVVKTPSLNEGCIKGIVRKKVIEIISKNDNYILEETTISPFEIQKADEVFITNAIIGIQPVTNYKKKSFKTEFGNKIAKSLNVLEFTSN, encoded by the coding sequence ATGGTTAATTATAATGGGAAATTACTTAATGAAGAAGATTTGAATATTTCAATTCAGAATAGAGGATTTAAATACGGTGATTCCATTTTTGAAACTATAAAAATTTTCAAAAATAAAGTTGTTTTTTGGGAAGATCATTATTTTAGATTAATGGCTTCTATGAGGATGCTAAGAATGAAAATTCCTTTAAAATTTACTTTAGAATATTTAGAACAGGAAATTCTTAAAACAGTTAAAGAAAATAATAATAGTGATTTAAGTAGAGTTCGTCTTAATGTATTTAGAAAAGATGGTGGCTTATACACTCCAATTACTAATGAAATTGACTACACTATACAAGTAAATTCAATTAATTACATAACAAAAGAGAATTATAAAATAGATGTTTTTAAAGATTTTTATAACTATTCTGGGTTACTGTCTACAGTGAAAACAAATAATCGAATGGTAAATACTTTAGCTAGCATTTACGCCAAAGAAAATGACTTAGATAATTGTGTTTTAATTAACGAAAGAAAAGGTGTTGTAGAGGTTTCTAACGGAAATATATTTGTTTTAAAAGATAATGTTGTAAAAACACCAAGTCTTAATGAAGGTTGTATTAAAGGTATTGTAAGAAAGAAAGTAATTGAAATTATTTCTAAGAATGATAATTATATTTTAGAAGAAACAACTATTTCACCTTTTGAAATTCAAAAAGCAGACGAGGTGTTTATAACTAATGCTATTATAGGGATTCAGCCCGTTACAAATTATAAAAAGAAGTCGTTTAAAACTGAATTTGGAAATAAAATAGCAAAAAGTTTAAATGTATTAGAATTTACCTCAAATTAG
- a CDS encoding YqgE/AlgH family protein, with the protein MSHLEPLKGRLLIAEPSILNDSSFNRAIILITEYTESNSVGFILNRPLDYVLKDLIPDIESDFTVYQGGPVEQDNLYFVHKVPDLIPDSIAISDGIFWGGNFDSLKQLLNSGELSATDIRFFLGYSGWGKNQLKDEININSWFISENNIKNIFSENEDTFWRKKLLEKGGDYKLWANAPNDVSLN; encoded by the coding sequence ATGTCGCATTTAGAACCACTTAAAGGTAGATTATTAATTGCAGAACCTTCTATATTAAATGATAGCTCTTTTAACAGGGCTATAATTTTAATTACAGAATATACAGAAAGTAATTCTGTTGGCTTTATACTTAACAGACCTTTAGACTATGTTCTAAAAGACTTAATTCCTGATATTGAATCTGATTTTACAGTTTATCAAGGAGGACCTGTAGAACAAGATAATCTTTACTTTGTGCATAAAGTACCAGATCTTATTCCTGATAGTATTGCAATAAGTGATGGGATATTTTGGGGAGGAAATTTTGATTCTTTAAAACAACTTTTGAATAGTGGTGAATTGTCTGCAACAGATATTCGTTTTTTCTTAGGTTATTCTGGTTGGGGCAAAAACCAACTTAAAGACGAGATTAATATCAATTCTTGGTTCATCTCTGAAAACAACATTAAAAATATTTTTTCAGAAAATGAAGACACTTTTTGGCGCAAGAAATTGTTAGAAAAAGGAGGAGATTACAAATTATGGGCTAATGCACCAAATGACGTTTCTCTAAACTAA
- a CDS encoding DUF493 family protein, which yields MSDKKAFYIKLKGQLKDTTQFPADYMYKFIVPADGSQQQEVQEVFDNKGAVIKTKKSKTGKYISISIVLKLSSADEVISYYRKVEEVEGIISL from the coding sequence ATGAGCGATAAAAAAGCATTCTATATAAAGTTAAAAGGGCAGTTAAAAGATACTACTCAATTTCCAGCAGATTATATGTACAAGTTTATTGTGCCTGCAGATGGCAGTCAGCAACAAGAAGTACAGGAGGTATTTGATAATAAAGGCGCAGTAATTAAAACCAAGAAATCTAAAACAGGAAAATATATTAGTATTTCTATAGTTTTAAAATTAAGTAGCGCAGACGAAGTCATCAGTTACTATAGGAAAGTGGAAGAAGTAGAAGGTATTATATCATTATAG
- a CDS encoding AAA family ATPase, which produces MSKEAIQNISQDIFHNESLLQKNNKDVNSLIINDANSWINNAKSRPIPKMLFSELWYENELCILFSDTNLGKSILAVQIADSLSYGVSINGFKLECAPQKVLFLDFELSDKQFENRYAENFTNHYQFHHNFLRAELNTEETLPSNFKNYEEYLCATLPVYIEETQATILIVDNLTFLSAENEKAKDALVLMKTLKQLSKTKGISILVLAHTPKRDDSKPITKNDLAGSKMLMNFCDSCFAIGKSSQDPSFRYIKQLKQRNTEHIYHAENIILCSIDKATNFLEFCFEEFDLENNHLNTNNTINSNEINEQIKLLISEGLSNVKIGDRLSLSEGAIRKRRKKLGI; this is translated from the coding sequence ATGAGTAAAGAAGCAATACAAAATATTAGTCAAGATATATTTCATAATGAAAGTTTATTACAAAAAAATAATAAGGATGTAAATTCTCTAATTATCAATGATGCAAATTCTTGGATAAATAATGCAAAAAGCAGACCTATTCCTAAAATGCTATTTAGTGAACTTTGGTATGAAAATGAATTATGTATACTATTTTCAGACACCAATTTAGGAAAATCCATATTAGCTGTTCAAATAGCCGATAGTTTGAGTTATGGTGTTTCAATTAATGGTTTCAAATTAGAATGTGCACCACAGAAAGTACTTTTTTTAGATTTTGAATTATCTGATAAGCAATTTGAAAATCGATATGCAGAAAATTTTACCAATCATTATCAGTTTCATCATAATTTTCTTCGAGCAGAATTAAATACTGAAGAAACTCTACCAAGTAATTTTAAGAATTACGAAGAGTATTTATGTGCAACCCTTCCTGTTTATATTGAAGAAACACAGGCTACTATCTTAATTGTTGACAACCTCACATTTTTAAGTGCTGAAAACGAAAAAGCAAAAGACGCTTTGGTTTTAATGAAAACTTTAAAACAACTTTCAAAAACTAAAGGAATATCAATTTTAGTTTTAGCACACACACCTAAAAGAGATGATTCTAAACCAATTACAAAAAATGACTTAGCTGGTAGTAAAATGCTAATGAATTTTTGTGATAGTTGCTTTGCTATAGGCAAAAGTTCTCAAGACCCTTCATTTAGGTATATCAAGCAATTGAAACAGCGAAATACAGAGCACATCTATCATGCAGAAAACATTATACTTTGTAGTATAGATAAAGCAACAAACTTTCTAGAATTTTGTTTTGAAGAATTTGATTTAGAAAACAATCACCTCAATACAAATAACACTATAAACAGTAATGAAATAAATGAGCAAATTAAACTGCTTATTTCTGAAGGACTTAGTAATGTGAAAATTGGTGATAGATTAAGTCTAAGTGAAGGTGCAATAAGAAAAAGAAGAAAAAAACTAGGTATTTAA
- a CDS encoding tyrosine-type recombinase/integrase: MKMKYSDPKFYTGGVDISNWSKLSSKTKKEALLKNWYVYYSFRNPETGKLVRQTNIKAGVNTYKSKKDRLYILNKIKKGLIILLQKGYNPYQENEELIEFFEKQLSIKEEKITDVTSSSKKEIKSDINNTLPTHTIEDAFNLGLKIKSKVQSATSFKNFNGRINRFKKWLEEQSIKPKDDISSINKKNVILYLNSVLQTSSARNRNNTRTDISSLFQTLEDNEIIKDNFVKKINILKSTPERNKTYTPTELNEIFDYLKNTNKILHLFVQFVSYNFLRPIEVCRLKVGDIDIIDKKIYVRAKNQPVKIKIIPTIIIDQLPDLKKLNQNDFLFTPNKIGDQWATTENNKRDYFTKQFKKVKDHFGLGKEYGLYSFRHTFITKLYNEMSKSYSPFEAKSKLMLITGHKRMEALELYLRKIDAILPEDYSNLLK, from the coding sequence ATGAAAATGAAATATTCTGATCCAAAATTCTACACTGGTGGTGTAGATATATCCAATTGGTCTAAACTCTCATCAAAAACTAAGAAGGAAGCACTACTTAAGAATTGGTACGTTTATTATTCTTTTAGAAATCCAGAAACAGGTAAATTGGTAAGACAAACTAATATAAAAGCTGGTGTAAACACCTATAAAAGCAAAAAAGATCGATTATACATTTTAAATAAAATTAAAAAAGGTTTGATCATTCTATTACAAAAAGGATACAACCCGTACCAAGAGAATGAAGAATTAATTGAATTTTTCGAAAAACAACTTTCAATAAAGGAAGAGAAAATAACAGATGTGACGAGCTCCTCTAAAAAAGAAATAAAATCCGATATAAATAACACCCTACCTACTCATACTATTGAAGATGCTTTCAATCTAGGACTTAAAATAAAATCAAAAGTCCAAAGTGCTACTTCCTTTAAAAACTTTAATGGAAGAATTAATAGGTTCAAAAAGTGGTTGGAAGAACAAAGTATAAAACCAAAAGATGATATCTCTAGCATAAATAAAAAAAATGTAATTCTATATTTAAATAGTGTATTGCAAACTTCAAGCGCTAGAAATAGAAACAATACTCGAACTGATATTAGTTCATTATTTCAAACGTTAGAAGACAATGAGATTATAAAAGATAATTTTGTTAAAAAAATAAATATTCTAAAATCTACTCCAGAAAGAAATAAGACTTACACTCCTACTGAGCTTAATGAAATATTTGATTACCTAAAAAACACTAATAAGATTTTACATCTATTTGTTCAATTTGTTTCTTATAATTTTTTGAGACCAATTGAAGTTTGCCGACTAAAAGTAGGAGACATTGATATCATTGATAAGAAAATTTATGTAAGGGCAAAAAATCAACCCGTCAAAATAAAAATAATTCCTACTATAATCATTGATCAGTTGCCAGATCTTAAAAAGCTAAATCAAAATGATTTTTTATTTACACCCAATAAAATTGGTGATCAATGGGCTACTACTGAAAATAATAAGAGAGATTACTTCACAAAACAATTCAAAAAAGTAAAAGATCATTTCGGATTAGGTAAAGAATATGGTCTATATAGTTTTAGACACACTTTTATAACCAAATTATATAATGAAATGTCTAAGTCTTATTCACCCTTTGAAGCTAAAAGCAAACTAATGTTGATAACTGGTCATAAAAGAATGGAAGCTCTCGAATTATACTTAAGAAAAATAGATGCAATACTTCCTGAAGATTATTCAAATTTATTAAAATAA
- the fmt gene encoding methionyl-tRNA formyltransferase has product MKDLRIVFMGTPDFAVTILRHLVEHNYNIVGVITAADKPAGRGRKLNESAVKKYAVSQNLTVLQPTNLKSESFLEELKLLNADLQVVVAFRMLPKAVWQMPKLGTFNLHASLLPEYRGAAPIHWAIINGEEKTGVTTFFIDEKIDTGEIILQSSIIIKDDETVGSLHDRLMYLGANLVSETVDKIEEGEIKTKKQPDLEEKQAPKLFAENTQIDWSQPLSIIYNKIRGLNPFPAAWTIIQNNEEQLKAKIYEVEKVKEDHNYKIGKLITSKSELKVAVTDGFIIIDQIKIAGKKKLDSKSLLNGFQFSENAKML; this is encoded by the coding sequence ATGAAAGATTTACGAATTGTTTTTATGGGTACTCCAGATTTTGCAGTTACAATTCTAAGACATTTAGTAGAGCATAATTACAATATAGTTGGTGTTATTACTGCTGCAGATAAACCTGCAGGTAGAGGAAGAAAATTAAACGAATCTGCAGTTAAGAAATATGCTGTTTCACAGAATTTAACCGTTTTACAACCAACTAATTTAAAAAGTGAATCTTTTTTGGAAGAATTAAAACTTTTAAATGCTGATTTACAAGTAGTAGTAGCATTTAGAATGTTACCTAAAGCTGTTTGGCAAATGCCAAAATTAGGTACTTTTAATCTCCATGCTTCATTGTTACCAGAATATAGAGGTGCTGCCCCTATTCATTGGGCAATTATTAATGGTGAAGAAAAAACTGGAGTAACCACATTTTTTATTGATGAAAAAATTGATACTGGAGAAATTATTCTTCAATCATCAATTATCATTAAGGATGATGAAACTGTTGGATCTTTACATGATAGGTTAATGTACCTTGGAGCTAACTTAGTATCAGAAACTGTCGATAAGATTGAAGAAGGTGAAATTAAGACTAAAAAGCAGCCAGATTTAGAGGAAAAACAAGCACCTAAATTATTTGCTGAAAATACGCAAATTGATTGGAGCCAACCTTTATCTATAATCTACAATAAAATTAGAGGTTTAAATCCTTTTCCTGCTGCTTGGACAATAATTCAAAATAATGAAGAGCAGTTAAAAGCTAAAATCTACGAAGTAGAAAAAGTTAAAGAAGATCATAATTATAAAATAGGGAAACTAATAACCTCTAAAAGTGAACTTAAGGTAGCAGTCACTGATGGGTTCATCATTATAGATCAAATTAAAATTGCTGGTAAGAAAAAATTAGATTCCAAAAGTCTATTAAATGGTTTTCAATTTTCTGAAAACGCTAAAATGCTTTAA
- a CDS encoding HU family DNA-binding protein translates to MNKSDLIDAMAADAGISKVAAKAALESFTDNVTSALKGGDKVALVGFGTFSVSHRAARSGRNPQTGKTIQIAAKNVAKFKAGAGLSDAVN, encoded by the coding sequence ATGAACAAGTCAGATTTAATCGACGCAATGGCTGCAGACGCAGGAATTTCTAAAGTAGCAGCAAAAGCAGCATTAGAATCTTTTACAGATAATGTAACTTCTGCTTTAAAAGGTGGAGATAAAGTTGCTTTAGTAGGTTTTGGAACTTTTTCAGTTTCTCATAGAGCTGCAAGAAGTGGTAGAAACCCTCAAACTGGTAAAACAATCCAAATTGCTGCTAAAAATGTAGCTAAGTTTAAAGCTGGAGCTGGATTAAGTGATGCTGTAAACTAG
- a CDS encoding peptidylprolyl isomerase yields MKKLILLFLMGLTSVITAQKKDKVLITIDDEQIMVSEFKRVYEKNLDAIDNEEAKDLEKNLDLFINYKLKVKEAYSIKLDTLSSYVKEMKTYRNQLAAPYMQDSAYVSLLVKDAYFRTKNEVKAKHILIRTPKAATPKDTLEAYQKIMKIRNRILKGEDFEKVAEEVSEDESARADAKSGRVGNRGNLGYFSAFKMVYPFENAAYNTKKDDVSMPFRTRFGYHILKVDGFRPSRGEVEVAHILITDKTAKGEEVINTVYNRLEKDEQFKMLARKYSDDTGSKSKGGKLRRFGSGVMVQPFDEVAFSLTKEGEYSKPFRTRFGWHIIQLIKKHPVQSFDEMKKELTGKIRSSDRLQLSEKAVVNKLKKEYKIEEFSEAKEIFNVVNLRNIAIDSLQMKILEINEKSYTQADFVKYIKRRNNKPVFDLFNDFKDQEILEYYKNNLEKTEPDFAHILQEYEDGLLLFELMQRKIWDKASKDTLGLKNYYSSNLKKYNNKELNKIKGEVMNDYQNHLEQLWITDLRNKTAIEVNKKQLKKLIKYYRKD; encoded by the coding sequence ATGAAAAAACTAATCTTATTATTTTTAATGGGTTTAACTTCTGTAATTACAGCACAGAAGAAAGATAAAGTGCTAATCACAATAGATGATGAGCAAATTATGGTTTCTGAATTTAAAAGAGTATATGAGAAAAACTTAGATGCAATTGATAATGAAGAAGCTAAAGATTTAGAAAAAAACCTTGATTTATTTATCAATTACAAATTAAAAGTAAAGGAAGCTTATTCTATAAAGTTAGATACTTTATCATCTTATGTAAAAGAGATGAAAACATATAGAAATCAGCTTGCAGCACCTTATATGCAAGATTCTGCTTATGTAAGTTTGTTGGTAAAAGATGCTTATTTTAGAACTAAGAATGAGGTAAAAGCCAAGCATATTTTAATTAGAACACCAAAAGCAGCTACACCTAAAGATACTTTAGAAGCCTATCAGAAAATAATGAAAATTAGGAACCGAATTTTAAAAGGTGAAGATTTCGAAAAAGTAGCTGAAGAAGTTTCAGAAGATGAGTCTGCTAGAGCAGATGCAAAATCTGGTAGAGTGGGTAACAGAGGTAATTTAGGTTATTTTTCAGCTTTTAAAATGGTATATCCATTTGAGAATGCTGCCTACAATACTAAAAAGGATGATGTTTCTATGCCTTTTAGAACTAGGTTTGGTTATCATATTCTTAAGGTTGATGGGTTTAGACCTTCAAGAGGAGAAGTAGAGGTTGCTCATATTTTAATTACAGATAAAACAGCTAAAGGAGAAGAAGTAATTAATACTGTGTATAACCGTTTAGAAAAAGACGAGCAATTTAAAATGTTAGCTCGTAAATATTCAGATGATACTGGTTCTAAATCTAAAGGGGGAAAGTTAAGAAGGTTTGGTTCTGGAGTTATGGTGCAACCTTTTGATGAAGTTGCATTCAGTTTAACTAAGGAAGGCGAATATTCTAAACCTTTTAGAACTCGTTTTGGTTGGCATATAATTCAATTGATTAAAAAACATCCTGTACAATCTTTTGATGAAATGAAGAAAGAACTCACTGGTAAAATTAGGTCTAGTGATCGCTTGCAACTTTCAGAAAAGGCAGTTGTAAATAAATTGAAAAAAGAGTACAAAATAGAAGAATTTTCAGAAGCTAAAGAAATTTTTAATGTTGTTAATTTAAGGAATATTGCAATTGATTCTTTACAAATGAAAATTTTAGAAATTAACGAAAAAAGCTATACCCAGGCCGATTTTGTAAAGTATATCAAAAGAAGAAATAATAAGCCAGTTTTTGATTTGTTTAATGATTTTAAAGATCAAGAAATATTAGAATATTACAAGAATAATCTAGAAAAAACAGAGCCTGATTTTGCACATATTCTGCAAGAATATGAAGATGGTTTATTGCTGTTTGAGTTGATGCAAAGAAAAATTTGGGATAAAGCATCTAAAGATACTTTAGGACTCAAAAATTATTATTCTAGTAATTTAAAAAAGTACAATAATAAAGAGTTGAACAAAATAAAAGGAGAGGTTATGAATGATTATCAAAATCATTTAGAACAGCTTTGGATTACAGATTTAAGGAATAAAACAGCTATTGAGGTTAATAAAAAGCAACTGAAAAAACTGATTAAATATTACAGAAAAGACTAA
- a CDS encoding START-like domain-containing protein encodes MDKVKYEIEIPVHASPNMLYQYISSPSNLQEWFADTVNSRGKIYTFSWDGTEEQAELITKKSEERIRFKWLESEDDESFFEIKIQVDPLTKDVSLIITDFAEDEDEVEEAKQLWENQIDELKHTIGA; translated from the coding sequence ATGGATAAAGTAAAATACGAAATAGAAATACCTGTTCATGCGTCTCCAAATATGCTATATCAGTATATTTCATCACCATCTAATTTACAAGAATGGTTTGCAGATACAGTTAATTCTAGGGGAAAAATATATACCTTTAGTTGGGATGGTACAGAAGAGCAAGCAGAATTGATAACTAAAAAGTCTGAAGAACGAATTAGATTTAAATGGCTGGAGAGTGAAGATGATGAAAGTTTTTTTGAAATTAAAATTCAAGTTGACCCGTTAACTAAAGATGTTTCTTTAATAATAACTGATTTTGCAGAAGATGAAGATGAGGTAGAGGAAGCAAAACAACTTTGGGAAAATCAAATTGATGAATTAAAGCACACTATTGGAGCTTAA
- a CDS encoding RecQ family ATP-dependent DNA helicase, which produces MLNSSKEILKKYWNHDSFREPQQQIIEEVLQKNDVIALLPTGGGKSICFQIPALQMEGVCIVISPLIALMNDQIANLKKRNIKATTIKTGASNNEIITLFDNVKFGNFKFLYLSPERLQSQLVQQKIKELNVNLIAIDEAHCISEWGHDFRPSYRNISLLKAITKDAKCIVLTATANNKIINDIANTLNLVQPKVFRKSFYRDNLAYQVFDVQDKLLKLIQIFTKTKRPAIVYVNSRKKTKDIAAFLNANNFKSSFYHGGLSTKVKENAFHNWLVETTPIMVATNAFGMGIDKSNVGIVIHFDLPFSIENYIQECGRAGRDEKKSFAVLLKNESDILMYKEQVKKSIPSLKEIKEVHHKLYQYFRISLGEIKDEFYRFNLLEFSKLYNFSAIKVDTILKILSNNGIITLSNTYSQKSTLFFKTTSKNVLSYTIRNIYTKKFINSLLRTYSGLFEQEVKIDEFLIAKKNNITSSKVKEELLRLQRDDLVEYKQVETDLEIQFLVPREDDKTINLVSKNVVKFLTQKEKKSNDFLAYVSNNLVCRNIQLLNYFEENSAKKCGICDVCLSEKKKEKLNISKEIISLLKTKNSLNSQEINQHIKANEKDILIHLRQLISDNIIAINYQNKYQLK; this is translated from the coding sequence ATGTTAAACTCATCTAAAGAAATATTAAAAAAGTACTGGAACCATGATAGTTTCAGAGAACCTCAACAACAAATTATTGAAGAAGTTCTTCAAAAAAATGATGTAATTGCATTATTACCAACAGGTGGAGGTAAATCTATTTGTTTTCAAATACCTGCATTACAAATGGAAGGTGTTTGTATTGTAATTTCTCCTTTAATTGCTTTGATGAATGATCAAATAGCAAATTTAAAAAAGAGAAACATTAAAGCCACAACCATAAAAACTGGTGCATCAAATAATGAAATTATTACACTTTTTGATAATGTGAAATTTGGAAATTTCAAGTTTCTCTACCTATCACCAGAAAGATTACAATCTCAATTGGTACAACAAAAAATTAAAGAGTTAAATGTAAACCTAATTGCTATTGATGAAGCTCATTGTATTTCTGAATGGGGCCATGATTTTAGACCCTCCTATAGAAACATTTCTCTTTTAAAAGCTATAACTAAAGATGCTAAATGTATTGTATTAACAGCAACAGCAAATAACAAAATCATAAACGATATTGCAAATACCCTCAATTTAGTTCAACCAAAAGTATTTAGAAAATCTTTTTACAGAGATAATTTAGCTTATCAGGTTTTTGATGTACAAGATAAATTACTGAAGCTTATACAGATTTTTACAAAAACAAAAAGACCTGCTATTGTTTATGTAAATTCTAGAAAGAAAACAAAAGATATAGCAGCATTTCTAAATGCAAACAATTTTAAAAGTAGTTTTTATCATGGAGGACTATCTACAAAAGTTAAAGAAAATGCTTTTCATAATTGGTTAGTAGAAACTACTCCAATTATGGTTGCTACAAATGCATTTGGAATGGGAATTGACAAATCTAATGTAGGTATCGTAATTCATTTCGATTTGCCATTTTCAATCGAAAATTACATTCAAGAATGTGGAAGAGCAGGTAGAGATGAGAAAAAATCATTTGCTGTATTACTAAAAAATGAGAGTGATATTTTAATGTACAAAGAGCAGGTTAAAAAATCGATTCCAAGTTTAAAAGAAATTAAAGAAGTACATCATAAATTATATCAATATTTTAGAATTTCTCTTGGTGAAATTAAAGACGAATTTTATAGATTTAATCTGTTAGAATTTTCTAAATTATATAATTTTTCTGCAATAAAAGTAGATACAATTTTAAAAATTTTGTCAAATAACGGCATTATAACTCTGTCTAACACTTACAGTCAAAAATCTACATTATTCTTTAAAACAACAAGTAAAAACGTGCTTTCCTACACCATAAGGAATATCTATACTAAAAAGTTTATCAATTCATTATTAAGAACTTATTCAGGGTTATTTGAACAAGAAGTTAAAATAGATGAATTTCTAATCGCCAAAAAGAATAATATTACCTCGAGTAAAGTAAAAGAAGAATTATTGCGTTTACAACGAGATGATTTAGTAGAATACAAGCAAGTTGAAACCGATTTAGAAATACAATTTCTAGTTCCTAGAGAAGATGATAAGACTATTAATTTAGTATCAAAAAATGTTGTAAAATTTCTTACACAAAAAGAAAAAAAATCAAATGATTTTTTAGCTTATGTTTCTAATAATTTAGTTTGCAGAAACATTCAATTATTGAATTATTTCGAAGAAAATTCTGCTAAGAAATGTGGTATTTGTGATGTATGTTTATCTGAAAAAAAGAAAGAGAAACTAAATATTTCGAAAGAAATCATTTCATTATTAAAAACAAAAAACAGCTTAAATTCTCAAGAAATTAATCAACATATTAAGGCAAATGAAAAAGACATTTTAATACATTTGCGTCAATTAATCTCAGACAATATTATCGCAATTAATTATCAAAATAAATATCAATTAAAATAG